From the genome of Methylomonas sp. UP202, one region includes:
- a CDS encoding YebC/PmpR family DNA-binding transcriptional regulator: MAGHSKWANIKHRKGAQDAKRGKIFTKLIREITVAAKSSGGGDPANNPSLRTAIDKALGANMKRDTIDNTIKKATGALDGVVYEEVRYEGYGPGGTAVMVNCLTDNRNRTVADVRHAFSKHGGNLGTDGSVAYMFRKVGIIGFSNEVDEDAVMEAAMEAGAEDVVTNDDGSIDVFTAPDDYLNVKEALAAVGLVAENSEVTMHADVKTDLDSEAAEKMLKLIDRLEDLDDVQDVYTNADISDDIMMSLGND, from the coding sequence ATGGCTGGGCACAGTAAGTGGGCAAACATCAAACACCGCAAAGGCGCTCAAGACGCCAAGCGCGGTAAGATTTTTACCAAGCTCATTCGGGAAATCACCGTCGCGGCCAAAAGCTCCGGTGGTGGCGATCCGGCCAATAATCCTAGCTTGCGTACCGCGATCGACAAGGCCTTGGGCGCCAACATGAAGCGCGACACCATCGACAATACGATCAAAAAAGCCACCGGGGCTTTGGATGGCGTGGTTTACGAAGAAGTGCGCTACGAAGGCTACGGTCCGGGCGGCACGGCGGTAATGGTTAACTGTCTGACCGACAACCGCAACCGTACCGTCGCCGATGTGCGGCACGCCTTCTCCAAACACGGCGGCAATCTGGGTACCGACGGCTCCGTGGCTTATATGTTCCGTAAAGTGGGAATCATCGGTTTTTCGAACGAGGTCGACGAGGATGCGGTGATGGAAGCCGCGATGGAAGCCGGCGCGGAAGACGTTGTGACCAACGACGATGGTTCGATAGACGTCTTTACCGCGCCTGACGATTACTTGAACGTCAAGGAAGCGTTGGCGGCGGTGGGCTTGGTGGCGGAAAATTCCGAAGTGACCATGCACGCCGATGTCAAAACCGATCTGGACAGTGAAGCGGCCGAGAAAATGCTTAAATTAATCGATCGTCTTGAAGATCTGGACGACGTACAAGACGTTTATACCAATGCCGATATCAGCGACGACATCATGATGTCGCTCGGCAATGATTAA
- a CDS encoding HAD-IB family phosphatase, translating into MKFDVICFDCDSTLSRVEGIDELARRNGLFEQVAALTDAAMNGELPLEEVYAKRLELIRPDRAAIAWLAQLYLDEIVDGVKETVDSLLAHGKEIHIVSGGLRQAILPLADYLGIPEANVHAVDVEFDAVGQYLGFAVHSPLAVSGGKARICRRLRMRHAALAMVGDGKTDLEAKQAGAYMVGFGGVVRRPMVEAEADCYVIEPSLMAVLPYLL; encoded by the coding sequence ATGAAGTTTGATGTTATCTGTTTCGACTGCGATAGTACTTTGAGCAGAGTCGAGGGAATCGACGAGTTGGCTAGGCGCAACGGCTTGTTCGAGCAAGTGGCGGCGCTAACCGACGCGGCGATGAATGGCGAGTTACCCCTGGAAGAGGTGTATGCCAAGCGCTTGGAATTAATTCGGCCGGACAGGGCGGCGATTGCTTGGTTGGCACAATTGTATCTCGATGAAATCGTCGACGGCGTCAAGGAAACCGTGGATTCGCTGTTGGCGCATGGCAAGGAAATACATATCGTCAGCGGCGGTTTGCGCCAAGCGATTTTGCCGTTGGCGGACTACTTGGGGATACCCGAGGCCAATGTACATGCGGTTGACGTCGAATTCGACGCTGTCGGTCAGTATCTCGGATTTGCGGTGCATTCGCCGCTGGCGGTTAGCGGCGGGAAAGCCAGAATTTGTCGCAGGCTACGAATGCGCCACGCCGCGCTGGCGATGGTCGGTGACGGAAAAACCGATCTGGAAGCAAAACAGGCCGGCGCTTATATGGTGGGTTTCGGCGGGGTCGTGCGGCGCCCTATGGTCGAGGCCGAGGCGGATTGTTATGTTATCGAACCGTCGCTGATGGCCGTTTTGCCTTATTTGCTGTAA
- a CDS encoding TlpA disulfide reductase family protein, with amino-acid sequence MKKPMTLKTALFALLLFGGAAGIFQLVDRTPLAPDHTFTSLNGEQISLRQLHGSPVLVTFWATDCASCLSEIPTLINWHHRFANRGLKIIAVAMYYDPPNRVLELTRERKLPYDVVLDVDGSGAADFGNVNLTPTTFLIDSTGKLILHQVGMGDLVELEARISTL; translated from the coding sequence TTGAAAAAACCCATGACACTGAAGACCGCGCTGTTCGCTTTGCTGCTATTTGGCGGTGCCGCCGGAATTTTCCAGCTAGTCGACCGAACACCGCTCGCGCCCGACCACACTTTTACCTCGTTAAACGGCGAGCAAATTTCGTTGCGGCAATTGCATGGCTCACCGGTATTGGTCACGTTTTGGGCGACGGACTGCGCCAGCTGCCTTTCTGAAATCCCCACCTTGATCAATTGGCATCATCGATTTGCCAACCGTGGCTTGAAAATTATCGCGGTAGCGATGTATTACGATCCCCCGAATCGGGTATTAGAACTAACGAGAGAGCGAAAGCTACCCTACGACGTTGTGTTGGATGTCGACGGCAGCGGCGCTGCTGATTTCGGTAACGTAAACTTAACCCCGACGACATTCCTAATCGACAGCACGGGGAAATTAATTCTGCATCAAGTTGGAATGGGTGACTTAGTCGAGTTGGAAGCTCGCATTTCAACGTTGTGA
- the ruvB gene encoding Holliday junction branch migration DNA helicase RuvB — protein MESDRLISASGSGDEERQDRAIRPRRLKDYVGQTELRQQMEIFIQAAVSRAEALDHVLIFGPPGLGKTTLANIVAAEMNVSIRQTSGPVLDKAGDLAALLTNLQAHDVLFIDEIHRLSPAVEEVLYPAMEDYQIDIIIGEGPAARSIKLDLPPFTLIGATTRAGLLTSPLRDRFGIVQRLEFYSIEELASIVTRSAAMLGIGMDSGGADEIACRSRGTPRIANRLLRRVRDFAEVMGNGVVNRDIAQRALAMLKIDQHGFDMLDRKLLLAMIEHFQGGPVGLDTLAAAISEERGTVEDVLEPYLLQQGFIMRTPRGRVVTHKAYSHFGLPAPNQEPGSDDLFSL, from the coding sequence ATAGAGAGCGACCGGCTGATCAGCGCCAGCGGCAGCGGCGACGAAGAACGTCAAGATCGCGCCATCCGACCGCGCCGATTGAAGGATTACGTTGGGCAAACCGAATTGCGCCAACAAATGGAGATTTTCATCCAGGCGGCGGTTAGTCGTGCCGAGGCTCTGGATCATGTACTGATTTTCGGGCCGCCGGGTTTGGGAAAAACCACGCTGGCCAATATCGTCGCCGCCGAAATGAATGTCAGCATTCGGCAGACATCCGGGCCGGTGCTCGACAAAGCCGGCGATTTGGCGGCCTTGCTGACCAATCTGCAAGCGCACGACGTATTGTTCATAGACGAGATCCATCGCTTGAGTCCGGCGGTCGAAGAGGTGCTGTATCCGGCTATGGAAGACTACCAAATTGATATTATAATAGGCGAAGGTCCGGCCGCCCGGTCGATAAAGCTGGACTTGCCGCCGTTCACGCTGATCGGCGCGACAACGCGGGCCGGATTGCTGACTTCGCCGCTCAGAGACCGTTTCGGGATCGTGCAACGCCTGGAGTTTTACAGCATCGAGGAACTGGCCAGTATCGTGACGCGTTCCGCGGCCATGCTGGGCATCGGCATGGACAGCGGGGGTGCCGACGAGATCGCGTGCCGCTCGCGCGGTACGCCCAGAATCGCCAATCGTCTCTTGAGACGGGTACGCGATTTTGCCGAGGTAATGGGAAACGGGGTCGTCAATCGGGATATTGCCCAGCGGGCCTTGGCGATGTTGAAAATCGACCAACACGGTTTCGACATGTTGGATCGTAAATTGCTTTTAGCGATGATTGAACACTTTCAGGGCGGGCCGGTCGGGTTGGATACCTTGGCGGCGGCCATCAGCGAGGAGCGCGGCACCGTCGAAGATGTATTGGAACCTTATTTGTTACAGCAGGGATTTATCATGCGGACGCCCCGAGGGCGGGTAGTCACGCATAAAGCTTACAGTCACTTCGGTTTGCCGGCGCCCAACCAAGAACCGGGCAGCGACGACCTCTTTAGTTTATGA
- the serA gene encoding phosphoglycerate dehydrogenase, with translation MKKVLVSDRLAEEGINFLTAQPGLQLRIQTGLTEDELCELIADYDALLIRSETQVSAKVLAAAKNLKIIGRAGIGVDNVDLNVATDRGIIVMNTPDANATTTAELAIAHMLSLSRNLPAANQSVRAGKWERSKLMGSEIAHKTLAILGFGTIGRIVALRGHGLGMRVIAHDPFVAPEIFSKYGVEMMDFDSLVRQADYLTLHCPLLEKTRHVLGPDQFAAMKKSARLINCARGGLVDEQALFQALHSGRLAGAALDVFEQEPPQQHPLFELDNVVFTPHLGASTKEAQTAVSVEIARQVTQYLQTGEAINALNLDRVSSEELNLAQPFMRLANILGKVLAELLDQPIERLEVALFGKAAYAKVRPISAEALIGLLAGQLSSPVNRVNVERIAKRQGIVLLESQSELSEGYQSLIRITGHCGDHSVILAGTLLGDQHPRLVSMNHFEIEVVPEGVLLITRHHDRPGVIAAISSILGGAGINITRMQVSNADRQQSAMMAISVSNPLNPQLLQAVCDVPAVQTARQIVL, from the coding sequence ATGAAAAAAGTCTTGGTTTCGGACAGATTGGCCGAAGAAGGTATTAACTTTCTGACGGCTCAACCGGGTTTGCAGCTTCGAATTCAAACCGGATTGACCGAGGACGAGCTTTGTGAATTGATTGCGGATTACGATGCGCTACTGATTCGTAGCGAGACCCAGGTCAGCGCTAAAGTACTTGCCGCCGCGAAAAATTTAAAAATTATCGGTCGCGCCGGTATCGGCGTCGATAACGTCGACCTCAATGTCGCGACCGATCGCGGCATTATCGTTATGAATACCCCCGATGCCAATGCCACGACAACCGCGGAGCTCGCCATTGCGCACATGCTTTCGCTCAGTCGGAATTTGCCGGCCGCCAATCAATCGGTGCGTGCCGGGAAATGGGAAAGGTCTAAATTAATGGGGAGCGAGATCGCTCATAAGACGCTTGCCATTCTCGGTTTTGGCACGATAGGACGCATAGTCGCACTACGGGGGCATGGATTAGGGATGCGGGTCATTGCCCACGACCCGTTCGTGGCGCCTGAAATTTTCAGCAAGTACGGCGTCGAGATGATGGATTTCGATAGTTTGGTTCGGCAAGCCGACTACTTGACCCTGCATTGTCCCTTGCTAGAAAAAACGCGCCATGTGCTCGGGCCCGATCAATTTGCGGCGATGAAAAAAAGTGCGCGTTTGATCAATTGCGCGCGGGGCGGGCTAGTCGATGAACAGGCGCTGTTTCAAGCGTTGCATTCCGGAAGATTGGCGGGCGCGGCCTTGGATGTTTTCGAGCAAGAACCGCCGCAACAACATCCTTTGTTTGAATTGGATAACGTCGTTTTTACCCCGCATCTCGGGGCCTCGACTAAGGAAGCGCAAACAGCGGTCAGTGTTGAAATCGCTAGGCAAGTGACCCAATATTTACAAACCGGCGAAGCCATCAATGCGCTGAATCTGGACAGAGTGTCCAGTGAGGAGTTGAATTTGGCTCAACCCTTTATGCGCTTGGCTAATATACTCGGGAAGGTGCTGGCCGAGTTGCTCGATCAGCCGATCGAGCGCTTGGAAGTGGCGTTGTTTGGTAAGGCCGCGTATGCCAAGGTTCGGCCGATTTCCGCCGAAGCACTGATCGGCTTGTTGGCCGGGCAATTGTCGTCACCGGTGAACCGGGTCAATGTCGAACGGATCGCCAAGCGGCAAGGCATCGTTTTGCTCGAGTCTCAAAGTGAATTATCGGAAGGATACCAATCGTTGATTCGGATTACCGGTCATTGCGGTGATCATTCAGTGATTTTGGCGGGAACATTGCTTGGAGATCAGCATCCGCGGTTGGTCAGTATGAATCATTTCGAAATTGAAGTGGTCCCGGAAGGCGTGCTGCTGATTACTCGTCATCACGACCGGCCGGGGGTGATTGCCGCTATTAGCTCGATATTGGGCGGGGCCGGCATCAATATCACTCGGATGCAGGTCAGCAATGCCGATCGCCAGCAATCGGCGATGATGGCGATCAGCGTATCCAATCCGTTAAATCCACAATTGCTGCAGGCCGTTTGCGACGTGCCCGCGGTACAAACGGCAAGGCAAATCGTGTTATGA
- the ruvC gene encoding crossover junction endodeoxyribonuclease RuvC: protein MIRILGIDPGSRITGYGVIETTPRGVRYIASGCIRVLPNDFPSRLKQIFDGVSEIVALYQPQQMGIEQVFMHKNADSALKLGQARGAAICAAMNLDLPVHEYAARQVKQALVGKGNADKTQVQHMVKILLGIQGEMQIDASDALAIALCHSHYRETALRLARAGA from the coding sequence TTGATCAGGATACTCGGCATAGATCCCGGCTCCCGGATCACCGGTTACGGTGTGATAGAGACCACACCGCGCGGTGTTCGCTATATTGCCAGTGGCTGCATCCGCGTGCTTCCCAACGACTTTCCGAGCCGGTTGAAGCAGATTTTCGACGGAGTCAGTGAAATCGTCGCGCTTTATCAGCCACAGCAGATGGGCATCGAACAAGTTTTCATGCATAAGAACGCCGATTCGGCCTTGAAGCTTGGGCAAGCGCGCGGCGCGGCTATTTGCGCGGCGATGAACCTGGATTTGCCGGTACACGAATACGCCGCCCGCCAAGTCAAACAAGCTCTGGTCGGCAAGGGCAATGCCGACAAGACTCAGGTTCAGCACATGGTCAAAATACTGCTGGGAATCCAAGGCGAGATGCAAATCGACGCCAGCGACGCGTTGGCGATAGCGTTGTGCCACAGCCATTATCGAGAAACCGCTTTGCGTTTGGCGAGGGCCGGCGCATGA
- the ruvA gene encoding Holliday junction branch migration protein RuvA: MIGFLRGKLIHKAPPQLVLDVQGVGYEVEAPMTTFYDLPALGEEVRLHTHLVVREDAHILFGFATENERLLFKTLIKVNGVGPKLALTILSGQSIDEFYRCVDDNDAKSLVRLPGVGQKTAERLIIEMRGRLPDIGEPASRTTQQAAARMPAGARQEAVSALCALGYKSSEAEKMVRAVAEDDKSCEDIIRQALRGAVK; this comes from the coding sequence ATGATCGGATTTCTGCGCGGTAAATTAATCCACAAGGCGCCGCCGCAATTGGTTTTGGACGTGCAAGGCGTCGGCTACGAAGTCGAGGCGCCGATGACCACGTTTTACGATTTGCCGGCTTTGGGCGAGGAGGTGCGTTTACATACCCACCTAGTGGTGCGCGAGGACGCGCATATTCTGTTCGGCTTCGCGACCGAAAACGAGCGTTTGCTGTTCAAAACCCTGATTAAAGTCAACGGCGTAGGGCCTAAATTGGCATTGACGATATTGTCTGGCCAAAGTATCGACGAGTTCTACCGTTGTGTCGACGATAACGACGCCAAGAGTTTGGTGCGTTTGCCAGGCGTCGGCCAGAAAACGGCGGAGCGATTGATCATCGAAATGCGCGGCCGGCTACCGGACATCGGTGAGCCCGCGTCGCGGACGACCCAGCAAGCGGCGGCACGCATGCCGGCCGGAGCTAGGCAAGAGGCCGTCAGCGCTCTCTGCGCGCTCGGCTATAAGTCGTCGGAAGCCGAAAAAATGGTCCGAGCGGTGGCCGAAGACGATAAAAGCTGCGAGGACATCATTCGCCAGGCCCTGCGCGGAGCCGTTAAATGA